Proteins encoded within one genomic window of Bacillus thuringiensis:
- a CDS encoding quorum-sensing peptide PapR, giving the protein MKKLLIGSLLTLAMAWGISLGDTALEKSQVISHNDQEVQLAGDLPFEY; this is encoded by the coding sequence ATGAAGAAACTACTTATTGGTAGTCTATTAACGTTAGCGATGGCATGGGGTATTTCATTAGGTGATACAGCATTAGAGAAAAGCCAAGTAATTTCTCATAATGATCAAGAGGTACAATTAGCTGGAGATCTACCTTTTGAATATTAA
- a CDS encoding helix-turn-helix domain-containing protein, translated as MHAEKLGSEIKKIRVMRGLTQKQLSENICHQSEVSRIESGAVYPSMDILQGIAAKLQVPIIHFYEVLIYSDIERKKQFKDQVIMLCKQKKYKEIYNRVWNELKKEEYHPEFQQFLQWQYHVAAYILKKIDYEYCILELKKLLNQQLAGIDVYQNLYIENAIANIYAENSYFKKSIELFEDILKQLETLHDNEEFDVKVRYNHAKALYLDEQYEESLYQVNKAIETSCRINSMALIGQLYYQRGECLGKLGHEEAAIEDAYKKASFFFDILEMHAYKEAIADKISR; from the coding sequence ATGCACGCAGAAAAATTAGGAAGTGAAATTAAGAAAATTAGGGTAATGAGGGGATTAACACAAAAGCAGTTGTCCGAGAACATATGTCATCAATCGGAAGTGAGCCGAATTGAATCGGGCGCGGTATACCCAAGTATGGATATATTGCAAGGTATCGCAGCAAAATTACAAGTTCCCATTATTCATTTTTATGAGGTACTCATTTATTCGGATATTGAAAGAAAAAAACAGTTTAAAGATCAAGTCATTATGCTGTGTAAGCAAAAGAAATATAAAGAGATTTATAATAGAGTATGGAATGAGTTGAAAAAGGAAGAATATCATCCTGAATTCCAGCAGTTTCTTCAATGGCAATATCATGTAGCAGCTTACATATTGAAGAAAATTGATTACGAATATTGTATTTTAGAATTGAAAAAATTGTTGAACCAACAATTAGCTGGAATAGACGTATACCAAAATCTCTATATAGAAAATGCAATTGCAAATATTTATGCTGAAAATAGCTATTTTAAGAAGAGTATTGAGTTATTTGAAGATATATTAAAACAATTAGAGACATTGCATGATAATGAAGAATTTGATGTGAAGGTAAGATATAATCATGCAAAAGCATTATACTTAGATGAGCAATATGAAGAGTCACTTTATCAAGTAAATAAAGCGATTGAAACATCATGCCGAATTAATAGTATGGCATTAATTGGACAGTTATATTATCAAAGAGGTGAATGCCTAGGAAAACTGGGACATGAAGAGGCAGCGATTGAAGATGCATATAAAAAGGCAAGTTTCTTTTTTGATATATTAGAAATGCATGCATATAAAGAAGCGATTGCAGATAAAATCAGCAGATAG
- a CDS encoding response regulator transcription factor, whose amino-acid sequence MIRIIIAEDQRMLRGALGALLDLEDDIEVIGQAANGEEALKLIESLKPDVSIMDIEMPIQSGLDVAETLKKEKSACKVMILTTFARPGYFERAMKAGVQGYLLKDSPSEDLAASIRNVMKGKREISQDLMFGLWQEQNPLSDREKEVLLLAKEGKTANEIAKALYLSPGTVRNYISEVLTKLDAKNRIEAITIAEEKGWI is encoded by the coding sequence ATGATTCGAATTATTATTGCAGAAGATCAGCGGATGCTTCGTGGTGCATTAGGGGCCCTGCTTGATCTAGAAGATGATATTGAAGTAATTGGGCAAGCTGCGAACGGGGAAGAGGCGCTAAAATTAATTGAATCGTTAAAGCCTGATGTAAGCATTATGGATATTGAAATGCCAATTCAAAGTGGATTAGATGTTGCGGAAACGTTAAAGAAAGAAAAATCAGCATGTAAAGTAATGATTTTAACAACATTTGCGCGTCCTGGATATTTTGAAAGAGCAATGAAAGCGGGCGTGCAAGGATATTTATTAAAAGATAGCCCAAGTGAAGATTTAGCCGCATCAATTCGCAATGTAATGAAAGGAAAGCGAGAGATCTCTCAAGATTTAATGTTCGGCTTATGGCAGGAGCAAAACCCTTTATCAGATCGCGAAAAAGAAGTATTGCTACTTGCGAAAGAAGGAAAGACGGCAAATGAAATTGCGAAGGCACTTTATCTTTCACCTGGTACAGTACGTAATTATATTTCTGAAGTATTAACGAAGCTTGATGCGAAAAATAGAATTGAGGCAATTACAATTGCGGAAGAAAAGGGATGGATATGA
- a CDS encoding sensor histidine kinase — protein MIEKKRIEIFPKHMGFFPYMFLVYLLFPIYHLAQVSGWKFVLGSGMLILFIITYRQLYFVQRTFVLWACIQMVLIFLFALFYNPFMIFFGFFTASAMGFAPNKKVFRVLLCLLVIMLGIFIFVNMNQLTTTSLVNIVPMFILMLLTPFGMRNFNQKKMLRNQLNEANEQIKDLVKREERQRIARDLHDTLGHTLSLITLKSQLVEKLIVKNPERASAEAKEITQTSRTALKQLRELISDMRMITVEEELKQIKAILQAANIELEIKQETSASSLSPIEQNILGMCLREAVTNVVKHSKATRCTVSVLESQGELILTVEDNGIGLADQNHDGNGIRGMKERIALIDGFVELGTINPGTLLTVKVPVVIRTGKDEVRA, from the coding sequence ATGATAGAGAAGAAGAGGATTGAGATTTTTCCGAAACATATGGGTTTCTTTCCGTATATGTTTCTCGTGTATTTATTATTTCCAATTTACCATTTAGCACAAGTGTCAGGATGGAAGTTTGTGCTAGGGAGCGGTATGTTGATACTTTTTATTATCACATACCGTCAGCTTTATTTTGTGCAGAGGACGTTTGTTTTATGGGCATGTATTCAAATGGTACTCATCTTTTTATTTGCTTTATTTTATAATCCTTTTATGATATTCTTTGGTTTTTTTACGGCAAGTGCGATGGGATTTGCGCCAAATAAGAAAGTGTTTCGAGTGCTATTATGTTTGTTAGTTATAATGCTTGGGATTTTTATATTTGTAAATATGAATCAACTAACAACTACAAGTTTAGTAAATATTGTTCCGATGTTTATTTTAATGCTTCTTACACCATTTGGTATGCGCAACTTTAATCAAAAAAAGATGTTAAGAAATCAATTAAATGAAGCGAATGAGCAAATTAAAGATTTAGTAAAACGTGAAGAACGGCAACGGATTGCAAGAGATCTTCATGATACGTTAGGGCATACATTATCACTCATTACTTTAAAAAGTCAGCTTGTGGAAAAGTTAATTGTAAAAAATCCGGAGCGAGCAAGTGCGGAAGCGAAGGAAATTACACAAACATCTCGTACCGCTTTAAAACAGCTAAGGGAATTAATTTCTGATATGCGCATGATTACAGTAGAGGAGGAGCTTAAGCAAATAAAAGCAATCTTACAAGCTGCTAATATTGAATTAGAGATCAAACAAGAAACGAGTGCGAGTTCGTTATCACCCATTGAACAAAATATTTTAGGAATGTGTTTACGTGAGGCTGTGACAAATGTTGTAAAGCATAGTAAGGCAACGCGTTGCACAGTTTCTGTACTAGAATCACAAGGCGAATTAATTTTGACAGTAGAAGATAACGGAATTGGCTTAGCAGATCAAAACCATGATGGAAATGGCATTCGTGGCATGAAAGAGCGAATCGCTCTTATTGATGGATTTGTTGAACTGGGTACGATTAATCCAGGGACACTATTAACAGTAAAAGTTCCAGTTGTTATTCGAACAGGAAAAGATGAGGTGAGGGCATGA
- a CDS encoding ABC transporter permease has translation MRAFLMQCKMEILRTFRNKLFIFFSLLMPVMFYYIFTNVIQVPQNGNEWKAHYLISMTSFSIIGTALFSFGVRLSEERQKGWAQLLRITPLPEGAYISAKIVSQTVVNVFSIVVIFIAGILINDVQLTVGQWIGAGLWLLLGVTPFLALGSIVGSIKKVDAAAGLANILNMCLAILGGLWMPIEVFPKILRSIGEWTPTYHFGSGAWDIVAGKSIGWENIAVLGGYFLIFVVVSIYIRKRQEAV, from the coding sequence ATGAGAGCGTTTTTGATGCAATGTAAGATGGAGATATTACGTACGTTTCGCAATAAATTATTTATCTTTTTCTCATTATTAATGCCAGTTATGTTTTATTACATTTTTACAAATGTTATTCAAGTGCCACAGAACGGGAATGAATGGAAAGCTCATTATTTAATCTCTATGACTTCATTCAGTATTATTGGAACAGCGCTTTTCAGTTTTGGGGTCCGTCTTTCTGAGGAAAGACAAAAAGGGTGGGCACAGCTTTTGAGAATTACACCTTTGCCAGAAGGAGCATATATTTCTGCAAAAATTGTTTCGCAAACAGTAGTAAATGTGTTTTCAATCGTAGTTATTTTTATAGCAGGTATTTTAATTAATGATGTTCAGTTAACAGTTGGTCAATGGATAGGCGCTGGTTTATGGCTATTACTAGGTGTAACACCATTTTTAGCGCTTGGATCGATAGTTGGTTCTATTAAAAAGGTCGATGCAGCAGCAGGCTTAGCGAATATTTTAAATATGTGTTTAGCAATTCTCGGTGGCCTATGGATGCCAATCGAAGTATTCCCGAAAATATTAAGATCTATCGGTGAATGGACACCAACATACCACTTCGGAAGTGGTGCATGGGATATTGTAGCTGGAAAATCAATTGGTTGGGAAAATATCGCGGTATTAGGAGGTTATTTCCTTATATTTGTTGTAGTATCAATATATATAAGAAAAAGACAGGAAGCGGTATAA
- a CDS encoding ABC transporter ATP-binding protein translates to MEKIIEVNSVSKTFKHKNAVNNVSFHVNKGEIVALLGPNGAGKTTTMSMMLGLKDPTEGTVSIFGKSPKHRDVRNSLGAMLQEVSVIDSITVEEAIELFRSYYTNPVAKETLLQLSNLESERKQRCEKLSGGQKRRLNFALALAGNPELLFLDEPTVGMDITSRRTFWETIRKLASEGKTIILTTHYLEEADALANRILLFANGKIIADGTPDEMKATISRKTISFYSKESIPTKLLKELPSVTDVQVNEGRFALTTEDTDATLKAIYQKNLPVTDVSVERGSLDEAFEQFVANQKEEIA, encoded by the coding sequence ATGGAAAAGATTATTGAAGTAAATAGTGTTTCTAAAACATTTAAACATAAAAACGCAGTAAATAACGTTTCGTTTCATGTGAATAAAGGAGAAATCGTAGCACTACTTGGACCGAATGGTGCAGGGAAAACGACAACGATGTCGATGATGCTTGGATTAAAGGATCCGACAGAAGGAACTGTTTCTATATTTGGAAAAAGTCCAAAGCATAGAGATGTTCGTAATAGCCTCGGTGCGATGCTACAAGAAGTAAGTGTTATTGATAGTATTACGGTGGAAGAAGCAATTGAGCTATTCCGTAGTTATTATACAAATCCGGTAGCAAAAGAAACTTTATTACAGTTATCAAATTTAGAATCAGAGCGAAAGCAAAGATGTGAGAAATTATCAGGTGGGCAAAAAAGAAGGTTAAACTTTGCGCTTGCACTTGCAGGGAATCCTGAATTGCTATTTTTAGATGAACCGACAGTTGGAATGGATATTACGTCTCGAAGAACGTTTTGGGAAACAATTCGAAAGTTAGCAAGTGAAGGGAAAACAATTATTTTAACGACACACTATTTAGAAGAAGCGGATGCATTGGCGAATCGTATTTTATTGTTTGCGAATGGAAAGATTATCGCAGATGGCACACCAGATGAGATGAAGGCAACGATTTCTCGAAAAACGATTTCGTTTTATTCGAAGGAAAGCATTCCTACAAAATTACTAAAAGAATTACCGAGTGTAACGGATGTACAGGTAAACGAAGGACGCTTTGCTTTAACAACTGAAGATACAGATGCAACTTTAAAAGCAATTTATCAAAAGAACTTACCTGTAACAGATGTTTCAGTTGAACGTGGAAGCCTTGATGAAGCATTTGAACAGTTTGTCGCAAATCAGAAGGAGGAGATTGCATGA